One stretch of Tenacibaculum sp. MAR_2010_89 DNA includes these proteins:
- the gyrA gene encoding DNA gyrase subunit A, with the protein MADGEKLIPINIEEQMKSAYIDYSMSVIVSRALPDVRDGLKPVHRRVLFGMHELGIKATGAYKKSARIVGEVLGKYHPHGDTSVYDSMVRMAQNWSVRYMMVDGQGNFGSVDGDSPAAMRYTEVRMQKISEDMLADIEKDTVDHKLNFDDTLKEPTVLPTRIPNLLVNGASGIAVGMATNMAPHNLTEVINGTIAYIDNRDIEIDELMQHVKAPDFPSGGIIYGYDGVRDAFHTGRGRIVMRAKATIEEVKGRECIIVTEIPYQVNKAEMIKKTAELVNDKKLEGIANIRDESDRKGMRIVYILKRDAIPNIVLNKLYKYTQLQTSFSVNNIALVNGRPEQLNLKQLIHYFVEHRHEVIVRRTEFELKKAEARAHILEGLIIASDNIDEVIAIIRGSSNADEAREKLIARFELTEIQAKAIVEMRLRQLTGLEQDKLRAEYDDIMATIVDLKDILANEPRRYSIIKDELIHIRDKYGDDRRSIIEYAGGDMRIEDMIPNSKVVVTISNAGYLKRTNLDEYKVQNRGGRGQKGVATRNEDFLEHLFVGTNHQYMMFFTQKGKVFWMRVYEIPEGGKNTKGRAMQNLINIEQDDKVKAFLVTQDLKDEDYINNHYVIMATKKGQVKKTSLEQYSRPRANGINAITIKDGDELLEAKLTTGDSQVMLALKSGKTIRFEEAKTRPMGRTASGVRGITLQHEQDEVIGMVAVNDMESNILVVSEKGYGKRSKLEDYRITNRGGKGVKTLNISEKTGELVAIKNVDDSNDLMIINKSGLTIRMAVEDLRVMGRATQGVRLINIKNNDSIAAVAKVMHEEEEIDEDENGMEIENENDNNENQEQQ; encoded by the coding sequence ATGGCAGATGGCGAAAAGTTGATTCCTATCAACATTGAAGAACAAATGAAATCAGCATATATCGACTACTCAATGTCGGTAATTGTATCAAGAGCTTTACCTGATGTTCGAGATGGTCTAAAACCAGTTCATCGTAGAGTTTTATTTGGAATGCATGAATTAGGAATTAAAGCTACAGGAGCATATAAGAAATCAGCAAGAATTGTTGGAGAAGTATTAGGTAAGTATCACCCACATGGAGATACTTCCGTTTATGACTCTATGGTTCGTATGGCTCAAAACTGGAGTGTACGTTACATGATGGTTGATGGTCAAGGAAATTTTGGTTCTGTTGATGGTGATAGCCCAGCAGCAATGCGTTATACTGAGGTACGTATGCAAAAAATATCAGAAGATATGTTAGCTGATATTGAAAAAGATACTGTTGATCATAAATTAAATTTTGATGACACTTTAAAAGAACCTACAGTATTACCTACTCGTATACCTAACTTATTAGTAAACGGGGCTTCTGGTATTGCAGTTGGTATGGCTACAAACATGGCACCTCATAATTTAACCGAGGTTATTAATGGTACCATTGCATACATAGACAATAGAGATATTGAAATTGACGAGCTAATGCAACATGTAAAAGCTCCTGATTTTCCTAGTGGTGGAATTATTTATGGATATGATGGTGTACGTGATGCTTTTCATACTGGTAGAGGTCGTATTGTTATGCGAGCTAAAGCTACTATTGAAGAAGTAAAAGGACGTGAATGTATTATTGTTACAGAAATTCCTTACCAAGTTAACAAAGCAGAAATGATTAAAAAAACTGCTGAGTTAGTAAATGATAAAAAGTTAGAAGGAATCGCTAATATTCGCGATGAATCTGATAGAAAAGGAATGCGAATCGTTTATATTTTAAAGCGTGATGCGATTCCTAATATTGTATTAAATAAGTTATACAAATACACTCAATTGCAAACATCGTTTAGCGTTAATAATATCGCCTTAGTAAACGGTCGTCCTGAGCAATTAAACCTTAAACAATTAATTCATTACTTCGTAGAACATCGTCATGAAGTAATTGTTCGTAGAACAGAATTTGAGCTAAAAAAGGCAGAAGCCCGTGCTCATATTTTAGAAGGTTTAATCATTGCTTCAGATAATATTGATGAAGTTATAGCTATCATTAGAGGGTCTTCTAATGCTGATGAAGCTCGTGAAAAATTAATTGCTCGTTTTGAATTAACTGAAATTCAAGCAAAAGCAATAGTTGAAATGAGATTACGTCAGTTAACAGGACTGGAGCAAGATAAATTACGTGCTGAGTACGATGATATTATGGCTACTATTGTTGATTTAAAAGACATATTAGCAAACGAACCTAGACGTTATAGCATTATAAAAGATGAGTTAATCCATATTAGAGATAAATATGGTGATGATCGTCGTTCAATTATTGAGTATGCTGGAGGTGACATGCGTATTGAAGACATGATTCCTAACTCTAAAGTTGTTGTTACTATTTCAAACGCAGGATACTTAAAAAGGACTAATCTTGATGAATATAAAGTTCAAAATAGAGGTGGTCGTGGACAAAAAGGTGTTGCTACAAGAAATGAAGATTTCTTAGAACATTTATTCGTAGGTACCAATCATCAGTACATGATGTTCTTTACTCAAAAAGGTAAAGTTTTCTGGATGCGTGTTTACGAAATTCCTGAAGGTGGTAAAAACACCAAAGGAAGAGCTATGCAAAACCTTATAAATATTGAGCAAGATGATAAAGTAAAAGCTTTTTTAGTTACTCAAGATTTAAAAGATGAAGATTACATAAATAATCATTATGTAATTATGGCTACTAAAAAAGGACAAGTAAAAAAGACCTCTTTAGAACAATACTCAAGACCAAGAGCAAATGGTATAAACGCTATTACCATTAAGGATGGCGATGAGTTACTTGAAGCAAAATTAACTACTGGTGATAGCCAAGTAATGTTAGCTTTAAAGTCAGGTAAAACGATTCGTTTTGAAGAAGCTAAAACGAGACCTATGGGTAGAACTGCTTCTGGGGTTCGTGGTATTACTTTACAACATGAACAAGATGAAGTAATAGGAATGGTTGCTGTAAACGATATGGAAAGCAATATACTTGTTGTTTCTGAAAAAGGATATGGAAAAAGATCAAAGTTAGAGGATTACAGAATAACTAACCGTGGTGGTAAAGGTGTAAAAACTTTAAACATTTCTGAAAAAACAGGTGAATTAGTTGCTATAAAAAATGTTGATGATTCTAATGATTTAATGATTATTAATAAATCAGGACTTACTATTAGAATGGCTGTAGAAGACCTACGTGTAATGGGACGTGCAACCCAAGGTGTTCGTTTAATCAACATTAAAAATAATGACAGTATAGCAGCAGTTGCTAAAGTTATGCATGAAGAAGAAGAAATAGATGAAGATGAAAATGGCATGGAAATTGAAAATGAAAATGATAATAACGAGAATCAAGAACAACAATAA
- a CDS encoding tetratricopeptide repeat protein translates to MKKQIIALSLGLVSLGTFAQKSELKAAEKAIKKQEFNTAIVSIDAAEKLIANADDKYKAKFYFLKGKAYAAKKDYKVAADAFKNLFDFEKQIGKDRYSSDAKPMLDQLIQEVSNKAVNLYNNLKDYKKASENFYLTYLLSPKDTSFAYNAAISATQAKEYDTALKYYNELRRIGYTGIETKFVATSKETGKVEAFGSKSQRDLMVKSKQYIKPENKLSKSKSATLIKNIALILKEQGKTDEAIAALSEARKQDPKDLNLLLNEADMYVKLKQMDKFGELMTEAVALDPTNPTLYYNLGVVNFNQGRADDAKKYYQKAVELKPDYADAYMNLAVVVLDKDKSIVEEMNKNLSNFKKYDELALKQKEVYKEALPFLEKADSLSRNIDTIKTLMNIYEVLEMEGKAKEYRGIYKSMR, encoded by the coding sequence ATGAAAAAACAAATTATAGCACTTTCTTTAGGATTAGTATCATTAGGTACTTTTGCTCAAAAGTCAGAACTTAAAGCTGCTGAGAAGGCCATAAAAAAACAAGAGTTTAATACCGCAATTGTATCTATTGATGCAGCTGAAAAGTTAATTGCAAACGCTGATGATAAATATAAAGCTAAATTTTACTTTTTAAAAGGTAAAGCGTATGCTGCTAAAAAAGATTACAAGGTAGCTGCTGATGCTTTCAAAAACTTATTTGATTTTGAAAAACAAATTGGTAAAGACAGATATTCTTCTGATGCTAAACCTATGTTAGATCAATTAATTCAAGAAGTATCTAATAAAGCTGTTAATTTATACAACAATTTAAAAGATTATAAGAAAGCTTCTGAGAACTTCTACCTAACATACCTATTAAGTCCTAAAGATACTTCTTTTGCTTACAATGCAGCAATATCTGCTACTCAGGCTAAAGAATATGATACTGCTCTTAAATATTATAATGAGTTAAGAAGAATTGGATATACTGGTATAGAAACTAAGTTTGTAGCTACTAGTAAGGAAACTGGTAAAGTGGAAGCTTTTGGTTCTAAATCTCAAAGAGATTTAATGGTAAAATCAAAGCAATACATTAAACCAGAAAACAAGCTTTCTAAGTCTAAATCAGCTACTTTGATAAAAAATATTGCCTTAATATTAAAAGAACAAGGTAAAACTGATGAAGCTATTGCTGCATTATCTGAAGCTCGTAAGCAAGACCCTAAAGATTTAAATTTATTACTTAATGAAGCTGATATGTATGTTAAGCTTAAACAAATGGATAAATTTGGTGAGTTAATGACAGAAGCTGTAGCATTAGATCCTACAAACCCTACATTATACTACAATTTAGGTGTTGTAAACTTTAATCAAGGTAGAGCTGATGACGCAAAAAAATACTATCAAAAAGCTGTTGAGTTAAAACCAGATTATGCTGATGCGTATATGAATTTAGCAGTTGTTGTATTAGATAAAGATAAATCTATTGTTGAAGAGATGAATAAAAACTTATCTAACTTCAAAAAATATGACGAATTAGCTCTAAAACAAAAAGAAGTTTACAAAGAAGCTTTACCTTTTTTAGAAAAAGCTGATAGCTTAAGCAGAAACATTGACACTATTAAAACTTTAATGAATATATATGAAGTTTTAGAAATGGAAGGAAAAGCTAAAGAATACAGAGGAATATACAAATCGATGAGATAA